One Rhinolophus sinicus isolate RSC01 linkage group LG06, ASM3656204v1, whole genome shotgun sequence DNA window includes the following coding sequences:
- the SERPINB9 gene encoding serpin B9, with amino-acid sequence MDALSEANGFFALHLLKVLCQDDPSHNVFYSPVSISSALAMVFLGARGNTAAEMAQVLFLNTEKDIHGGFQSLLAEVNKPGTKYLLRVANRLFGEKTYEFLSTFKESCLRFYDAELEQLSFAKAAEPSRKHINTWVSKKTEGKIRDLLPGNSIDEQTKLVLVNAIYFKGRWTEEFDKTCTMEMPFKINQKEQRPVQMMMQEAEFNLAYIKEVQAQVLELPYEGKELSMLIVLPDDDVDLSSVEKNLTFEKFIAWTKPDCMKCTEVEVLLPRFKLEEDYDMESVLQRLGLIDAFQEGKADFSAMSAKRDLCLSKFVHKAFVEVNEEGTEAAAASASVVVECCLEDGPRFCADHPFLFFIRHNKADCILFCGRFCSP; translated from the exons ATGGATGCTCTTTCTGAAGCAAATGGCTTCTTTGCCCTCCACCTTCTAAAGGTACTATGTCAAGACGATCCTTCTCACAATGTGTTTTATTCTCCTGTGAGCATCTCCTCTGCCCTGGCCATGGTCTTCCTGGGGGCAAGAGGAAACACCGCTGCTGAGATGGCCCAG gtgctttttttaaacacagagaaGGATATTCATGGGGGTTTCCAGTCACTTCTTGCTGAAGTGAACAAACCTGGCACTAAATACTTGCTCAGAGTGGCCAACaggctctttggagaaaagacGTATGAATTCCTCTCA ACCTTTAAGGAATCCTGTCTTCGGTTCTACGATGCTGAGCTGGAGCAGCTTTCCTTTGCCAAAGCTGCAGAGCCGTCCAGGAAACATATCAACACTTGGGTCTCAAAAAAGACTGAAG GTAAAATTCGGGACTTGTTGCCAGGTAACTCTATTGACGAACAGACCAAGTTGGTTCTTGTCAACGCCATCTACTTCAAAGGAAGATGGACTGAAGAGTTTGACAAAACATGCACAATggaaatgccttttaaaataaaccag AAGGAGCAAAGGCCGGTGCAGATGATGATGCAGGAAGCAGAGTTCAACCTCGCCTACATCAAagaggtgcaggcccaggtcctGGAGCTGCCCTACGAGGGCAAGGAGCTGAGCATGCTCATCGTGCTCCCGGATGACGACGTGGACCTGAGCTCG gtggaaaaaaatctcacttttgaGAAATTCATAGCGTGGACCAAGCCAGACTGTATGAAGTGTACAGAAGTTGAAGTTCTCCTCCCAAGATTTAAACTGGAAGAGGATTATGACATGGAATCTGTGCTCCAACGTTTGGGACTAATTGATGCCTTTCAAGAGGGCAAGGCTGACTTTTCCGCAATGTCAGCCAAGAGAGAcctgtgtctgtccaagtttgtGCACAAGGCTTTTGTGGAGGTGAACGAGGAGGGCACGGAGGCCGCGGCTGCTTCGGCCAGTGTGGTTGTGGAATGTTGCTTGGAAGATGGGCCCAGGTTCTGTGCGGACcaccccttccttttcttcatcaGGCACAACAAAGCCGACTGCATTCTGTTCTGTGGCAGATTTTGCTCCCCATAA